A genomic stretch from uncultured Pseudodesulfovibrio sp. includes:
- a CDS encoding GGDEF domain-containing protein, producing MYLELPEHILTDFNHKTIMTQTLVLITIREYFTLREMYGQGFVDRLETELGSSLSQTSKLNNTGEIQIHKVGPGVTALLVPQDSNPADIAYGYKVQARLAMEGMMLRNTGIGIDLGMGFASISCNQGDSYDTIIAEALKDARRMESRPLDMNDLSISSRFDTILTKRWITAHYQPIYDFRTSTTLGWEALARGPEGSSFRSPLMLFETAEELGRLFALEKLCREVAVNNIGPLLEQQKLFLNIHPKTMADPFFSPGHTLALLKNANLTPDNIVFEITERHSVQDFDLFYRALDHYRSQGFQIAVDDAGAGYAGLSLIAELQPDYIKLDKSLIDDIHKDPVKRALVETTATFADKIGSRIIAEGIENKAQAICLKDMGVHCGQGYFLARPACPKPPVSDECKELKTVRDVTSNITCSRPIGDLAKEPHAEGLDCIVSQAHDLFRKNKRLNNIVVVENDIPKGLVMEYHLNRQLSSQYGIALYHKRSITSIMDEKPLVVDIDTPVEQAARAAMQREHYKAYDDIIVTSKGTLYGVVTVQALLNALAEIQVEMAKGTNPLTGLPGNVAIEQEVERRIKQKESFSIIYGDLDHFKVYNDTYGFKNGDRIIKLAADIMLWAMQKHAPQDAQLCHIGGDDFVLITHPASVNRICTSITRCFGRLVNQCYCAEDHARGWIKAKGRDGKEREYPLVTISLGVIEIFGKCSLMEIGERAANIKKYAKSIPGNSVAIDRRSAIGSESTVIIEQEAG from the coding sequence ATGTACCTGGAACTTCCTGAACACATACTGACAGATTTTAACCATAAAACCATTATGACCCAAACGTTGGTTCTTATAACCATCAGAGAGTACTTCACCCTTCGAGAAATGTACGGTCAAGGTTTCGTGGATCGTCTGGAAACAGAACTCGGATCTTCATTGTCTCAAACTTCGAAATTGAATAATACTGGGGAAATACAGATCCACAAGGTCGGTCCAGGGGTTACAGCCCTTCTGGTCCCGCAAGACAGCAACCCGGCAGACATTGCATATGGGTATAAGGTACAGGCTCGCTTGGCCATGGAAGGCATGATGCTACGTAACACGGGTATTGGCATTGACCTCGGCATGGGGTTCGCTTCCATTTCCTGTAATCAGGGGGATAGTTACGATACGATTATTGCAGAAGCCCTCAAGGACGCCAGGCGAATGGAAAGCCGCCCGCTAGACATGAACGATCTTTCCATTAGCTCCCGTTTTGACACCATCCTGACGAAACGATGGATAACAGCGCACTATCAGCCTATTTACGATTTTCGCACCAGTACCACTCTGGGATGGGAAGCCCTCGCTCGTGGCCCTGAAGGATCATCGTTCAGGTCGCCTCTCATGTTATTTGAAACCGCCGAAGAACTCGGTCGTCTTTTTGCCTTGGAAAAACTCTGCAGAGAGGTTGCAGTAAATAATATCGGGCCGTTATTAGAACAGCAAAAACTCTTTTTGAACATCCATCCTAAAACCATGGCCGACCCGTTCTTTTCTCCAGGCCACACCCTCGCATTACTGAAAAATGCCAATCTGACCCCAGACAATATCGTTTTTGAAATCACCGAGCGTCACAGCGTTCAGGATTTCGATTTGTTCTATCGGGCACTTGATCATTATCGCAGTCAGGGATTTCAAATCGCCGTGGACGATGCCGGCGCCGGTTATGCGGGCTTATCTCTGATTGCCGAACTCCAGCCAGACTACATAAAACTCGACAAATCCCTCATAGACGATATTCACAAAGATCCAGTTAAGCGGGCATTAGTCGAAACAACCGCCACTTTTGCTGATAAGATAGGTTCTCGTATTATTGCGGAAGGCATTGAAAACAAGGCGCAAGCCATTTGCCTCAAGGATATGGGAGTCCATTGCGGACAGGGATATTTCCTCGCTAGGCCAGCCTGTCCAAAACCACCAGTCAGCGATGAATGCAAAGAACTGAAAACAGTCCGTGATGTAACATCCAACATCACCTGTTCACGCCCCATCGGTGATCTGGCGAAAGAACCACATGCCGAAGGGCTGGATTGCATCGTTTCACAAGCGCATGATCTTTTTAGAAAAAACAAACGATTGAACAACATCGTTGTGGTTGAGAATGACATTCCCAAGGGGCTTGTCATGGAATATCACCTCAACCGTCAACTTTCATCTCAATATGGCATAGCCCTCTATCACAAACGATCCATAACCTCGATCATGGACGAAAAACCACTTGTGGTGGATATTGATACTCCTGTGGAACAGGCAGCGCGTGCAGCCATGCAACGTGAGCACTATAAAGCCTACGACGACATCATCGTCACCAGCAAGGGGACATTGTACGGGGTTGTTACAGTGCAGGCGCTACTCAACGCTCTGGCTGAGATACAGGTAGAAATGGCCAAGGGAACAAACCCATTGACCGGTCTGCCTGGTAATGTCGCCATCGAACAGGAGGTGGAACGCCGCATCAAACAGAAGGAAAGCTTCAGCATCATCTATGGCGACCTCGATCATTTCAAGGTATACAATGACACATACGGCTTCAAGAACGGGGACAGAATCATCAAGCTGGCTGCTGACATCATGTTGTGGGCCATGCAAAAACACGCCCCGCAGGATGCCCAGCTCTGCCACATCGGTGGTGATGACTTCGTACTCATCACTCACCCCGCATCAGTCAACAGAATCTGTACATCCATTACCAGATGTTTCGGACGACTGGTCAACCAGTGTTATTGTGCAGAAGATCATGCACGTGGCTGGATCAAGGCAAAAGGAAGAGATGGTAAAGAACGGGAATACCCATTGGTTACCATCTCACTCGGTGTCATTGAGATTTTTGGAAAATGCTCGCTCATGGAGATCGGGGAAAGGGCCGCGAACATCAAAAAGTACGCGAAATCCATTCCCGGAAACTCCGTGGCTATTGATCGCCGCTCTGCTATCGGCAGCGAATCAACAGTGATAATTGAGCAAGAAGCAGGATAA
- the ettA gene encoding energy-dependent translational throttle protein EttA, with protein MSNEPDKIIYSMYKVTKRHGQREVLKNISLSYFYGAKIGVLGLNGSGKSSLLKILAGVDTSFEGEIQVKDGFTVGYLEQEPLQYEERTVREVVEEGVGEIMDIIREYNAINEKFAEPMEADEMDALIERQGKVQELMDAKGAWDIDSKLEMAMDSLRCPPGDTSVSVISGGEKRRVALCRLLLQSPDILLLDEPTNHLDADSVAWLEHFLSSFPGTVIAVTHDRYFLDNVAGWILELDRGRGIPWKGNYSSWLDQKQNRLSQEGKQEADRQKTLQRELEWIRMSPKGRRAKSKARINAYESMVSHESERLADDLQIYIPPGPHLGKQVIIAENVSKSMGDKLLMEDVSFILPPNAIVGIIGPNGAGKSTLCKMIVGDEQPDSGTMTVGATVQLAYADQNRNSLIPGKTVYEIISGGAEFIKLGEREINARAYCSRFNFAGQDQQKPVDVLSGGERNRVHMAQMLKSGANVLLLDEPTNDLDVNTMRALEDGLENFAGCVLVISHDRWFLDRVATHIIAFEGDSKVVMVEGNYSDYDADRKKRLGADASQPHRLKFRRLTR; from the coding sequence ATGAGCAACGAGCCAGATAAGATAATTTATTCGATGTATAAGGTGACCAAGCGTCACGGGCAGAGGGAAGTCCTCAAGAATATTTCCCTTTCCTATTTTTATGGCGCCAAGATCGGCGTACTTGGCCTGAACGGTTCTGGTAAGTCTTCCCTGTTGAAGATTCTTGCGGGGGTCGACACCTCGTTTGAAGGTGAGATCCAGGTCAAGGACGGGTTTACTGTCGGCTACCTCGAACAGGAGCCGCTTCAGTATGAAGAGCGGACTGTTCGTGAAGTGGTGGAAGAGGGCGTTGGCGAAATCATGGATATTATCCGTGAATACAACGCAATCAACGAAAAATTCGCTGAACCCATGGAAGCCGACGAGATGGACGCGCTTATCGAGCGGCAGGGCAAAGTGCAGGAGCTCATGGATGCCAAGGGCGCATGGGACATTGATTCCAAGCTCGAAATGGCCATGGACTCCCTGCGGTGCCCTCCGGGAGACACATCCGTATCTGTGATTTCCGGTGGTGAAAAACGCCGTGTGGCTTTGTGCCGCCTGTTGCTTCAATCTCCGGATATTCTGCTGCTTGATGAACCGACAAACCACCTTGATGCTGATTCCGTTGCCTGGCTGGAACACTTTCTGTCCAGTTTCCCCGGCACCGTCATTGCCGTAACTCACGACAGGTACTTTCTCGACAATGTGGCCGGTTGGATTCTGGAACTTGACCGTGGCCGAGGTATCCCATGGAAGGGTAATTACTCTTCCTGGCTGGACCAGAAGCAGAACCGTCTTTCCCAGGAAGGCAAGCAGGAGGCTGACCGTCAGAAGACCCTGCAACGCGAGTTGGAGTGGATTCGCATGTCTCCCAAGGGACGTCGGGCCAAGTCCAAGGCGCGTATCAATGCGTATGAATCCATGGTCAGCCATGAGAGTGAACGCCTGGCAGATGATTTGCAGATATACATCCCACCGGGACCCCATCTTGGCAAGCAGGTCATCATTGCCGAAAACGTCAGCAAATCCATGGGTGACAAACTGCTCATGGAAGATGTGAGTTTCATCCTGCCCCCGAACGCCATTGTCGGCATTATCGGTCCTAACGGCGCTGGTAAGTCGACGCTGTGCAAGATGATTGTAGGGGATGAACAGCCGGATTCCGGAACCATGACCGTTGGTGCTACAGTTCAATTGGCCTATGCCGATCAGAACCGCAATTCCCTGATTCCAGGGAAAACCGTGTATGAGATTATCAGTGGTGGTGCAGAGTTCATCAAGCTTGGTGAGCGTGAAATCAATGCGCGTGCCTATTGTTCCCGCTTTAATTTTGCCGGCCAGGATCAGCAGAAACCCGTTGATGTACTGTCAGGTGGAGAGCGGAACAGAGTGCACATGGCCCAGATGCTGAAATCCGGCGCCAACGTGCTGCTTCTCGATGAACCGACCAACGACCTGGACGTTAACACTATGCGCGCCCTGGAAGACGGTCTGGAGAACTTTGCAGGTTGTGTGCTGGTCATCAGCCATGACCGTTGGTTCCTGGATCGTGTAGCCACACACATCATTGCTTTTGAGGGTGACTCCAAAGTGGTCATGGTGGAAGGGAACTACAGTGATTATGATGCTGATAGGAAGAAGCGTCTTGGCGCTGATGCCAGCCAGCCCCATCGTCTCAAGTTCCGCAGACTGACACGATAG
- a CDS encoding ferritin → MLSEKMEDALNAQLNWEIYSAHIYLSMSSHFSQVGMSGFSAWMFAQYQEEMFHAMRFFNYINEAGGHAKIGTIDAPEYSWESPLAAFEEALSHEQGVTSRINDLANLAVEEKNHAVGIFLQWFISEQVEEEDTVGDIVGKLKMVGDGGGLFMLDRDLGTRVFTPPANA, encoded by the coding sequence ATGCTTAGTGAAAAAATGGAAGATGCGCTCAACGCGCAGTTGAATTGGGAAATCTACTCCGCTCATATCTATCTTTCCATGTCTTCCCATTTTTCTCAGGTGGGAATGTCTGGATTTTCTGCGTGGATGTTTGCCCAGTATCAAGAAGAAATGTTTCATGCCATGAGGTTCTTCAATTACATCAATGAAGCTGGCGGTCATGCCAAAATCGGTACTATTGATGCTCCAGAGTATTCCTGGGAATCTCCGTTGGCAGCCTTTGAAGAAGCCTTGAGCCACGAACAGGGTGTTACCTCCCGGATCAATGATCTGGCCAACCTTGCCGTTGAAGAAAAGAATCATGCTGTGGGAATATTCCTGCAGTGGTTCATTTCCGAACAGGTTGAAGAAGAAGACACCGTTGGCGATATTGTCGGCAAGTTAAAAATGGTCGGCGATGGCGGCGGATTATTCATGCTGGATCGAGACCTTGGCACTCGGGTTTTTACCCCCCCGGCAAACGCGTAA
- a CDS encoding ATP-dependent RecD-like DNA helicase: MSDDQLSSLSGAEVQTVIYHNKENGYTIARVRVSDEPGQITIVGTLGELAAGASLDLHGKWLMHPKFGRQFEVSTFEQTRPATENGVIRFLQSSIKGVGEKTATRLVEEFGVEVLDILDDDPDALLKVRGISKKKLVEIIESWGKQREIKNLLVFLQTHNVPTTFAGKIFHLYGAQAERKLRENPYDLAYEIRGIGFRTADQMAMKLGFDHDCAQRLEAALAYTILTSCERGGHLFLPKPKLLEDVARMLDTTDIEKLELALYSLEEKKRIRIEDLSEQNISEAVYLMYFYHYENESTQRLYQLVSHPTPVSRKKIDKTLPLVEEKLGFTLSDEQREAVFEACSNKVFIITGGPGTGKTTITKAIMLTLKELGLKIKQAAPTGRAAKRMTEATGHPAKTLHRLLQYQPDGGFHYCEDQKLKADVLVVDEASMVDAQLFVAILRALPHTCRLILVGDVNQLPSVGPGNVLGDLIDSKRIPCAVLTHIFRQAQESFIVVNAHRINNGKFPRQHPSQAPEADFYWIPQENSLKVQKLILDSVCDRIPKRYGLDPLRDIQVLTPMHKGDVGTQALNTALQERLNPPGEKRELKRKYVTFREGDRVIQLKNNYDKEVFNGDLGWIIEVDEDAHELLIEFDGNFVHIESSELDELGLAYAVSVHKSQGSEYPAVVMPIVTQHYMLLQRNLLYTGLTRARELAVLIGSDRAFQIGLNNATAGKRHTHLDHRIRAIFAENRLY, translated from the coding sequence ATGAGCGACGATCAACTTTCTTCTCTGTCTGGTGCGGAAGTTCAGACAGTCATCTACCATAACAAGGAAAATGGGTACACTATTGCTCGTGTTCGAGTCAGTGATGAACCCGGGCAGATAACCATTGTCGGTACCTTGGGTGAACTGGCTGCCGGTGCGTCTTTGGACTTGCACGGCAAGTGGCTCATGCATCCGAAATTCGGTCGACAGTTCGAGGTCTCGACCTTTGAGCAGACCCGTCCTGCCACCGAGAATGGTGTTATCCGTTTTCTGCAATCTTCCATTAAGGGTGTGGGTGAAAAGACCGCGACCAGATTGGTGGAAGAATTTGGTGTCGAAGTGCTAGATATTCTAGACGACGACCCCGATGCACTCCTCAAGGTTCGTGGCATTTCGAAGAAAAAACTCGTCGAAATCATTGAGTCGTGGGGCAAACAGCGGGAGATTAAAAATCTGCTTGTGTTTTTGCAGACGCATAATGTTCCTACGACATTTGCCGGGAAAATTTTTCATCTGTATGGAGCGCAGGCCGAGCGTAAACTGCGGGAAAATCCGTATGATCTCGCTTATGAAATCCGTGGGATAGGGTTTCGTACTGCTGACCAGATGGCAATGAAGCTTGGTTTTGACCATGACTGTGCGCAGCGGTTGGAAGCGGCGCTTGCCTATACCATACTCACCAGTTGCGAGCGGGGCGGCCACCTTTTCTTGCCCAAGCCCAAGTTGCTTGAAGACGTGGCCCGGATGCTCGACACCACGGATATTGAGAAGCTTGAGCTGGCTCTCTATTCGCTGGAAGAAAAAAAACGTATACGCATTGAGGACCTGTCCGAGCAGAATATCTCCGAAGCCGTGTACCTGATGTATTTCTATCATTACGAGAATGAGTCAACACAGCGGCTGTATCAGCTTGTCAGTCATCCTACACCTGTCAGTCGCAAGAAGATCGACAAGACACTGCCGCTGGTCGAAGAAAAACTCGGGTTTACGTTGTCGGACGAGCAACGTGAGGCTGTGTTTGAAGCATGCAGCAACAAGGTTTTTATCATTACTGGCGGCCCCGGTACCGGAAAAACGACCATTACCAAGGCGATCATGCTCACCCTGAAGGAGCTGGGCCTTAAAATCAAGCAGGCCGCACCGACGGGCAGGGCGGCTAAACGCATGACTGAGGCGACCGGACATCCCGCCAAGACGCTTCATCGTCTGCTGCAATATCAACCTGATGGGGGTTTTCACTACTGCGAAGACCAGAAACTCAAGGCTGACGTACTTGTGGTTGATGAAGCAAGCATGGTGGATGCACAGTTGTTCGTGGCGATTCTTCGTGCTTTGCCGCATACATGCCGTCTGATTCTGGTGGGTGACGTCAACCAGTTGCCGAGCGTCGGACCAGGAAATGTCCTTGGTGATCTTATCGACTCCAAACGAATACCATGTGCAGTCCTGACACATATCTTCAGGCAGGCGCAGGAAAGTTTTATTGTCGTAAATGCCCATCGCATCAACAATGGTAAATTCCCACGTCAGCATCCGAGTCAGGCTCCTGAGGCTGATTTTTACTGGATACCACAAGAAAACTCGCTCAAGGTGCAAAAACTTATTCTCGATAGCGTATGTGACCGCATTCCCAAGCGGTATGGCCTTGACCCGCTTCGCGATATTCAAGTGCTCACCCCTATGCACAAGGGTGATGTAGGTACACAGGCATTGAATACAGCCTTGCAGGAACGACTCAATCCGCCTGGAGAAAAACGGGAACTTAAACGGAAGTATGTCACCTTTCGTGAAGGGGATCGTGTTATTCAACTCAAGAACAACTATGACAAGGAAGTCTTCAATGGCGACCTCGGATGGATTATCGAGGTGGATGAAGATGCTCATGAGTTGCTTATTGAGTTTGACGGCAATTTCGTACATATCGAATCCAGCGAGTTGGACGAGCTTGGATTGGCCTATGCCGTAAGTGTCCATAAGTCGCAGGGAAGTGAGTATCCTGCTGTGGTCATGCCTATCGTGACCCAGCATTACATGCTGCTGCAACGCAACCTACTGTATACCGGATTGACACGGGCCAGGGAATTGGCCGTACTCATCGGGTCGGATCGTGCATTCCAGATTGGATTGAATAATGCCACTGCCGGCAAGCGGCACACTCATCTGGATCATCGCATACGTGCGATCTTTGCTGAAAACAGGTTGTATTAA
- a CDS encoding 2-oxoacid:ferredoxin oxidoreductase subunit beta yields the protein MVSIEEYGQFETTWCPGCGNFSILSSLKKALTDMDIAPHEVMISSGIGQAAKMPHYLNCHMFNGLHGRSLPVAQGMKMANPEMKVICVSGDGCTYGEGGNHFLAAIRRNLDITMLVHNNQIYGLTKGQASPTTGRGHVTKAQPKGAQSEGFNPVSTAVAMKASFVARAFSGEPDHLASMITQAVNHTGFSLVDILQPCVSFNKVNTFAWYKERTYFMEDHDATNWGAAMEKSDEFNERIPLGVLYRNDRPVFPVQDRLAVHEYDRNDLKAVIQSYT from the coding sequence ATGGTTTCCATTGAAGAGTATGGTCAATTCGAAACAACATGGTGCCCCGGCTGTGGTAATTTTTCTATCCTGTCGAGCTTGAAAAAGGCTTTAACTGATATGGATATCGCGCCTCATGAGGTAATGATTTCTTCCGGTATCGGGCAGGCAGCCAAGATGCCGCATTATCTAAATTGCCACATGTTTAACGGCCTGCATGGGCGGTCCCTTCCTGTAGCGCAGGGCATGAAGATGGCGAATCCTGAAATGAAGGTCATCTGCGTGTCCGGTGACGGTTGTACCTATGGCGAAGGGGGTAACCACTTCCTGGCGGCTATCCGGCGCAACCTGGACATCACCATGTTGGTCCACAACAATCAGATTTACGGTCTGACCAAGGGGCAGGCCAGTCCGACCACTGGACGAGGACATGTTACCAAGGCTCAGCCAAAAGGCGCACAGTCAGAAGGATTCAATCCTGTGAGTACGGCTGTAGCCATGAAGGCGAGTTTCGTGGCCCGGGCTTTTTCCGGCGAGCCGGATCATTTGGCTTCCATGATTACCCAAGCCGTTAATCATACTGGGTTTTCTTTGGTAGATATCCTGCAACCGTGTGTTTCGTTCAATAAAGTCAATACGTTTGCTTGGTACAAAGAACGCACCTATTTCATGGAGGATCATGACGCCACCAATTGGGGTGCTGCCATGGAAAAAAGTGATGAGTTCAACGAGCGTATTCCGTTGGGCGTATTGTATAGAAATGATCGGCCTGTATTTCCCGTTCAGGACAGACTTGCTGTCCACGAATATGACAGAAACGACTTGAAAGCGGTGATACAGTCGTATACCTAA
- a CDS encoding 2-oxoacid:acceptor oxidoreductase subunit alpha has translation MTDTSINIVIGGAAGQGLATIGRLLSKGITRSGYHLLVNQKYMSRVRGGHNTFAIRLGPDPIVGPTEGIDILVALNAETLELHQARLNSDAIVVAGDDIDTDGFNALRIPFKELAPKSLFYNTVALGVLGAVVCHDAKILEKLLTEAFAKKGDAVVQANIDVLRAAYAWVASQKNDFPCIAPPEKDDECIMVNGNEAIALGALAAGCNFLSFYPMTPATTVAMSLIEKGGPLGLVYEQVEDEIAAVNMAIGASYAGARAVVTTSGGGFALMVEGVSLAGVSETPLVCVVIQRPGPATGMATRTEQGDLNLVLYAGHGEFPRAVFAPSDPEDCFYLTHRAFDLAERFQTPVFILSDQYLADSYRSIEPFNIDDLPQTARPLLDADTSAYKRYQMTEDGVSPRLVPGSTTALVRADSHEHDENTKITEDGLNRMMQNTKRLNKEYGLWDEVVEPDYYGEDKPDILLVSWGSTLGACLDAMDSADFEKSIGVLHFKQLWPLLEDTFIDSLEESGMVVTVEGNATGQFAKLIAQETGFMIREYILRFDGRPMTPEYVLAGLNNIIKTME, from the coding sequence ATGACAGACACAAGTATCAATATCGTCATCGGCGGTGCGGCGGGGCAAGGCCTTGCTACCATTGGTCGTCTCTTGTCCAAGGGCATCACTCGATCCGGCTACCATTTGCTGGTTAACCAGAAATACATGTCACGGGTACGCGGTGGTCATAACACCTTTGCCATCAGGCTTGGCCCGGACCCCATTGTCGGGCCCACTGAAGGAATTGACATACTGGTGGCCCTCAATGCGGAGACCTTGGAACTTCATCAGGCACGACTTAATTCTGATGCTATCGTGGTGGCTGGTGATGATATCGATACCGATGGATTCAATGCCCTGCGTATTCCTTTCAAAGAATTGGCGCCCAAATCCCTGTTCTATAATACGGTAGCGCTCGGCGTTCTTGGTGCGGTCGTGTGCCACGATGCAAAGATTCTGGAGAAGCTTCTGACCGAAGCATTTGCCAAGAAGGGCGACGCGGTTGTTCAGGCCAATATTGATGTGCTGCGGGCCGCGTATGCTTGGGTGGCGTCGCAGAAGAACGACTTTCCCTGCATTGCACCTCCTGAAAAGGATGATGAATGTATTATGGTGAATGGAAACGAAGCCATTGCGCTCGGAGCCTTGGCCGCAGGGTGCAATTTTCTATCGTTTTATCCTATGACTCCTGCCACGACGGTCGCCATGTCCCTTATTGAAAAAGGTGGGCCTCTCGGGTTGGTTTATGAACAGGTTGAAGATGAGATCGCGGCGGTGAATATGGCTATCGGTGCTTCGTATGCAGGTGCCAGGGCCGTGGTCACCACGTCCGGCGGTGGTTTTGCACTGATGGTCGAAGGCGTGAGTCTGGCCGGTGTGTCGGAAACACCTCTTGTCTGTGTGGTGATTCAGCGTCCTGGTCCGGCAACCGGTATGGCGACTCGTACGGAGCAGGGTGACCTTAACTTGGTGCTGTATGCAGGGCACGGAGAATTTCCACGAGCCGTATTTGCTCCATCAGATCCGGAAGACTGTTTTTATCTGACACATAGGGCTTTTGATCTGGCTGAGCGATTCCAGACGCCTGTTTTCATTTTGTCTGATCAATATTTGGCAGATTCCTACCGTTCAATCGAACCGTTCAATATTGATGACTTGCCGCAAACGGCCCGTCCACTGCTTGATGCAGACACAAGCGCCTACAAGCGCTACCAAATGACGGAAGATGGAGTGTCGCCCCGGTTGGTGCCGGGTTCAACCACCGCATTAGTACGGGCGGATTCTCATGAACACGACGAGAACACAAAAATCACCGAAGACGGCCTCAACCGCATGATGCAGAATACCAAGCGGCTGAACAAGGAATATGGCCTCTGGGATGAAGTGGTCGAGCCGGATTATTACGGCGAGGACAAGCCAGATATTCTACTCGTTTCGTGGGGGTCCACGCTCGGCGCGTGTCTTGACGCCATGGATTCCGCTGACTTTGAAAAGAGCATTGGCGTACTGCATTTCAAACAGCTTTGGCCCCTCCTTGAAGATACATTCATTGACTCCCTTGAGGAGTCGGGCATGGTCGTCACCGTGGAGGGAAATGCCACTGGGCAGTTTGCCAAACTTATCGCTCAGGAAACCGGGTTTATGATTCGGGAATATATCCTGCGCTTTGATGGACGCCCCATGACACCTGAGTATGTACTTGCCGGGTTGAACAACATCATCAAGACTATGGAGTAG